The genomic window AAAGCAGTAACGGAAATAAACGATTGTATTGCAATGCGAAAGCTAAAAAGTGTTACGAAAACTATTAGAGCCTGGCGGTCAAATTTAAATCATAATGAATATAATACTCAAGCAAATCCTTGTAGCTCTCAATGCAACGCTGCAGCTGTTCAACACCCTCCGTATTGCCAATACGCGCAATGCGTTTGCCCAGCAGGCGTGTATGGCCGGCGAGTATGGTTAGTGCCATAGCCGGAAATGAGTCGTTGGtgagattttgaaaaatcaatagTATGCCAGTAGCCTGATAGAGATGTGCCGCCACGTAATGCCCTTCTATGTCGAATGGAAAATATGCCGGATACATTAAGTGCCATTCACCTATAATGCCGGCAAAAATAGTGGCGGCCTCGGATGCGACGAACGCGCAAACCCCGACGAGTATTAAAAAATTCAGCACGCGTTTGGCGCGACGCAGTGTGTTGGACGCGTAAAACTGCATGTCTTCCGGTTGCGTAATGCGCTCATCAAGCTTCGCAATGAGGGCATAAATCCGCTCAATCTCTGCCAGGCGCCACCACAAGATTGATGTCTTGATGCTGCACGCCAAAACAGTGAAATTAAcgcaaatgtttttgaaaatatccgATTTCTGTTCCATCTGGAAGAGTCCAATCATCAAATGAGCGGGATAGCCGATGGTTACGAGCGTGTTGAGCAGCAAGGAGTATAGATAATATAAGTATCTATAACGACGGTTTGCTGGTGGTACCAGCCCGAGGCAACGTAGGTTCACGTCATGAAAGCGAAAAACCGTTAAACCGGAAATTAGCAAGTTTTTATCGCTTATTGGCATATTTAGttgaaaatcgcttttattaATGACAGTTATGTAATCGGTAGTTAGTTATTTTATTCTGCCGTCCTTTGAATCAGTTGTGATAATTGAGAGTATTAACTCTAATTAAACAACAATTACcggcattttaaattatttatttttattgataattatggtAATTGGGttgtaattatataatttttttatttgagcacCCTTTAAGTAGATTCAAGTGTAAGATTTACATGTGTTTGAAATATGGTTTGCATGACTCATGAAGCCGTGAGGTCAGCGACTGAAATGCTACTTAGTTATCTGCTTTGTTCTTCTACAATAACGGTCAATTACTTCTCTTTATCGCTAGAAAGCTGGAGACAGAGGTTTAGTAGACTCAGATTTTCAGTTACTGGAGAATCacctatttatgtatgtatattcatttcaATGAAACTGTCTGAAATGTAGggttcaataattatttttctagaGAGAAACTGAGGTAAAATTTGCAACATGATCTCAATTCTTCGGTGAGACTAGAAAGGGAAATACTGGCAGcaacgaattaaaattttaaccatAATTTCCGAAAATGCTCCATCttgttcccacgacagtcgggtctacgtaaccgaaacGGACCCGGACTTTTATACGGCCAAGGACTGTGAACTCGGCagatttctgccgctacaacaacaacaacaaagtgctcCACGGAATTTTGCTAGCTCAGAAAAAGTGAAACCCGATTTTTTCAAAGCTCAGATTAAGTCAGTTAATCACCAAATTCTGAGACTTTAAGCTGAAGCTACGAATTATGCTTTATTAGCTATAgaataaagtatattttgacAATAAACAACTTCTAAATACACAAACTTTGCTTTCTTCGCTCCTATTTCATTTGTACCACGATTGTAAAGAGAGAGTATGCAAACTTCAAAGTCGCAAAGAAAGTACCTAAATTAACGGCAAACATGCCACCGGCAATGACGATTTGCTCACGCAACGATTGCTCCGCGAAGATGAGTAGATTCTTCTTGAACGCTACACTCTGATCCATCCAGTTGCAGGAAAATATGGCGTAGGTCAGCTGCTCGAACTCCAACTGCATGCAAGTGCCGTAGTAGCACAGCGGAAACACCTCCAATGGCATTGCAATCAAGAATACTATATAGTAGATATATGTGAATATGCCGTCAACATAGAAGATTAAATAAACAATGACCACACCCATATTGATGGCGGTAACCAGAATTTGCACAAAAGTGCCAAGAGAGCAGATGCGTTGAATTGCAACACGAAACCTAGAGACACGTGCGcataatgtaaacaaaaacaaagacacAGATATTAAATGTACATAACAACAACTAAATAACAGTAGTTTACTCTAGCAAATCTTTGTAGTCCTCCACGCACAGCAAGAACTGAGCATTGGGCACCTGTCGGCGCACCGCGGCGGCGCGTGCATCGTGCCCCACACGTGCCAAACGCACATTCAACAAACGTACGTGGCCAGCCAACATCGCCAGTGCCATGGGTGGAAACGTATCATTGATGAGATTTTGGAAGATCTGCACAGTTACACCAATACACTGGTACAGATGCGCGGTTGCGTAACCCCAGACGCTACGCTCTACATCGAAGGGAAAATATGCCGGATACATGAGACGCCAATCGCCCAGAAAACCACCAATTATGGTGGCAACTTCCGATGAAATCGAAGCGCCGAGTCCAATGACGAGTACAAAGTAGAGCACACGCTGAGCGCGACGCACTGCGACCATTTTGTACAATTGGCAATCAGCAGGCTGTGATATGTGTTTATCGAGCTTCGAGATGATGGCATAAATCTTATGTACCTCCGCTAGACGCCACCAAATAGCCACTGTCTTGATACTACATGCCAGGCAGGTGAAGTTGATTGTCATATTCTTGAACACATCCGCTTTGCTGTCACTTTTGATCAGGCCAATCATCAGATGCGTGGGATAGCCAATCGTTACGATTATATTTAAAAGTAGTGAATATACATAATACGAGTAACGGTATAATTTCTTCGTTGGCGGCTTTTGTCCGAGATATCGCCAGGTTATGTCGTGAAAGTCAAAAACGGAGAGACCCGAAATCAGAACTTCACTTGCAGTCATAACTAAATTTCGttaattttgaagcaaaagttTTGATTAGTCAAAATATGACTCTGGATTGAAAGGTGGAAACTTTTCGTCCACTAACTTCAAGCACAATGTGTGTGCGAAAGCCTCCAGGGTCTCCTTTTATCTTTATCTACCATAGGTGTTTTAAGTGTCCGTCCACTCGATATTAATTATTcactaattaataataataataatttttaattatgtctGATTGTTTAATTGTAATTGCATTACATAATTCAGAacgcataatttattttaagcgaGTGTTAAAGGGACGATGTCACCGAAAGTGTGTAGTGTGCCGATCGCTATTAAATGAATTACGAAAAAATACTACATTTTGGTAGGACAGTTGTATGCTGGCCGCATAATAATGCGGTTGGAGTTaagttttcatatacatataagtatatttatcaTGTcgttcaagaaaaaaaattgtgattctgagtattatgtatgtatatggttttcATAATGAAGAGTTTATAgaatacacaaaaataataaaaccgtAACCTTTTGATTACGAACGGGAAGAAATTGGAAATACAGCGAAGTTGGCCAAAGTAATCACCATTCACAATAGTTCGTTAACGTAATATTAGTTTACAAAATATTGGCGACccaattttttataccctgaacagggtatgttAAGTACCAGCGActctataaatgatcagcgtgacgggCTAAGTCGATCTAGCCTTTATGGTAtttagtccctcagtttatgAGATTTTGACCTGAAATTTTGCAGGCGTCTTTttctaccaaaaaaaaatttcaatggtCGGAaacgccaatatcggaccactatagcatatagctggcatacaaactgaacgatcaaaatcaagttatggTGCAGAAACTTTTGTCATTtgacttcacgaaatttggaaagaTTAATGTTCAAGGCTAACGGTACAAtatccaaacaaatttttcagatcggacaaccGAAATgctaccgaagttaacgtttttttcttgttttcatcaTATTTGGCTAATTATGAAGATTTACAGCGGTAAACTTCACAGAAATCTATCGAAAGCAAATTTTTGAGCAGCCAACCGAAGTCTAAATTCTTCCCTTATAACGCTTGAGAAAGAATTGAGAAGAAACTTTTTCAccgatttacatacatacatatatacatatacatatatatgtatgcatgtatgtatgtacatttttgcAGTTTTCTAAACGTCACGGCCCACATTAAACCATTAAAAAGTAGTagacaaatcaaataaataatttcaatagttTTAGTCGTAAATGTCGGAACTGTAGATTAGGCTacttaaataaactaaaaataatcattataTTAGCTACTTAAACCAATGTAAAGTATTCATTAAGTgataaaacagaaatttatagCTGGCGATAAGCTCGCGAGTTAAAACctttaaaacacacacacatggacaCAGAGTTCTTGGAACACGTTTCGCACACGATTAAAATGTGTGTCAGAAATTAGATTGAATTTAGagaaaagttttttcttgtttttttcgagctaaatttcaggaaacatgttcaattttaataacataaacttgcattatatacatacatatgtatgtatatgtgaaaagtatattttgttcaaaaattattaatattattattgta from Bactrocera tryoni isolate S06 chromosome 5, CSIRO_BtryS06_freeze2, whole genome shotgun sequence includes these protein-coding regions:
- the LOC120777447 gene encoding odorant receptor 59a-like, translated to MTASEVLISGLSVFDFHDITWRYLGQKPPTKKLYRYSYYVYSLLLNIIVTIGYPTHLMIGLIKSDSKADVFKNMTINFTCLACSIKTVAIWWRLAEVHKIYAIISKLDKHISQPADCQLYKMVAVRRAQRVLYFVLVIGLGASISSEVATIIGGFLGDWRLMYPAYFPFDVERSVWGYATAHLYQCIGVTVQIFQNLINDTFPPMALAMLAGHVRLLNVRLARVGHDARAAAVRRQVPNAQFLLCVEDYKDLLEFRVAIQRICSLGTFVQILVTAINMGVVIVYLIFYVDGIFTYIYYIVFLIAMPLEVFPLCYYGTCMQLEFEQLTYAIFSCNWMDQSVAFKKNLLIFAEQSLREQIVIAGGMFAVNLGTFFATLKFAYSLFTIVVQMK